One genomic window of Phoenix dactylifera cultivar Barhee BC4 chromosome 6, palm_55x_up_171113_PBpolish2nd_filt_p, whole genome shotgun sequence includes the following:
- the LOC103709256 gene encoding uncharacterized protein LOC103709256 yields MSYEDKAMASPSLPQKIITPESSNSSEALSTSNKEQPQVPNQQSVALHGPVAILWDIENCPVPSDVRPEDVAGNIRMALRVHPVIEGAVTMFSAYGDFNAFPRRLREGCQRTGVKLVDVPNGRKDAADKAILIDMFLFALDNRPPSSIMLISGDVDFAPALHILGQRGYTIILVIPAGVGVSSALSNAGRFVWDWPSVARGEGFVPPKSFIPRAPDLAGYLMSCSLGDNTDCQNEEEAIVYRGISQSEYTTRGNINQLYCYNSSHVSRELSRASHSLADYSSNNLIAGPYLTSSRSQSLPSGLSEGPVGDQNSREEQIWWVRPGDIQGLKGQLVRLLEMSGGSLPLVRVPSEYLKIFGRPLYMAEYGVYKLVHLIKKMTDALVVVGKGHKKLLCLRNSADRHMKRCPSTPVILRKDKKRKGVLEENVDVGVCAHLGSSSDEFSDDERNVDTVIGAAYDFGCHLESFRQEVQELLVCYSCPVPLSNFEALYEQRYRKALDYRCFGVDGLEELIGKVRDVVELREDQGSKRKFLVSSCASG; encoded by the coding sequence ATGTCTTACGAAGACAAGGCAATGGCCAGTCCAAGTCTTCCACAAAAGATTATAACCCCAGAATCATCGAACTCCAGTGAGGCATTATCCACTTCAAACAAGGAACAGCCTCAAGTGCCTAACCAGCAAAGTGTGGCATTGCATGGTCCTGTGGCTATCCTTTGGGACATCGAGAACTGTCCAGTTCCAAGTGATGTTCGCCCTGAAGATGTTGCAGGCAACATTCGAATGGCATTACGGGTGCATCCTGTCATTGAAGGAGCTGTGACAATGTTTTCTGCTTATGGGGATTTCAATGCCTTTCCTCGGAGGCTGAGAGAGGGCTGCCAGAGAACAGGGGTTAAGCTCGTAGATGTTCCAAATGGTAGAAAAGATGCTGCTGACAAGGCTATCTTGATTGACATGTTTCTGTTTGCTCTGGATAACCGACCGCCCTCTTCAATTATGTTAATATCAGGTGATGTGGACTTTGCTCCAGCCTTGCATATACTTGGTCAACGTGGGTACACCATCATCCTTGTTATCCCTGCTGGAGTGGGTGTTTCATCCGCTTTGAGCAATGCGGGAAGGTTTGTCTGGGACTGGCCCAGTGTAGCCCGTGGTGAAGGTTTTGTTCCTCCAAAAAGTTTTATTCCCCGTGCGCCTGATCTTGCAGGCTATCTCATGAGCTGTAGTTTGGGAGACAACACTGACTGTCAGAATGAAGAAGAAGCAATTGTGTATAGAGGAATTTCTCAAAGTGAATACACCACCCGAGGTAACATCAACCAGTTATATTGCTACAACTCTTCTCATGTCTCTAGAGAACTTTCTAGAGCCTCTCATTCCTTGGCAGATTACAGCAGCAATAATTTAATAGCTGGGCCTTATTTAACTTCCTCAAGGTCTCAAAGTCTACCATCTGGTCTAAGTGAAGGTCCAGTAGGGGATCAGAATAGTAGAGAAGAGCAGATATGGTGGGTTCGTCCAGGAGATATTCAGGGTTTGAAGGGTCAGCTAGTGAGGCTGCTTGAAATGTCTGGTGGAAGTTTGCCTCTTGTACGTGTTCCTTCAGAGTATCTTAAGATCTTTGGACGGCCACTTTACATGGCAGAGTATGGAGTGTATAAGCTGGTGCACCTCATTAAGAAAATGACTGATGCTTTGGTTGTTGTTGGGAAGGGACACAAGAAACTGCTCTGCCTTCGTAACTCGGCCGACAGGCATATGAAAAGGTGTCCGAGTACACCTGTCATTTTGAGGAaggacaaaaaaagaaaaggagttctGGAAGAGAATGTGGATGTTGGTGTATGTGCTCATTTGGGGAGCTCCTCCGATGAGTTCTCGGATGATGAGAGGAATGTTGACACTGTTATAGGTGCAGCATATGACTTCGGTTGCCATCTCGAGAGTTTCAGACAGGAGGTTCAAGAGCTTCTTGTTTGTTACTCCTGTCCTGTTCCCCTCAGTAATTTTGAGGCTCTGTATGAACAGCGGTATAGAAAAGCTCTCGACTACCGGTGTTTTGGAGTGGATGGGCTGGAGGAACTGATTGGGAAGGTGAGAGATGTTGTGGAATTGCGTGAAGATCAAGGGAGCAAAAGGAAGTTCCTTGTATCCAGCTGCGCAAGTGGATAA
- the LOC103709255 gene encoding SNAP25 homologous protein SNAP33: protein MPISRISKQHSADPGFSKSNFFDSDSDSETNSKPARTSSVPVKTNLKSCPGYDSSAAKNRYKNGFHDSGGLVNQSVQELENYAVCKAEETTQKVNDCMKIAEVIREDASRTLETLHQQGEQIARTHQTAANIDQGLSKSEKLLGSLGGIFSKPWKPKKTRQIKGPVPGVTRDDSFKKKGNKEQREKLGLSSSPGARPRSYSEPSTAMEKVQVEKQKQDDSLSDLSDVLGQLKDMALGMGTELEMQNKALDGLHDDVEELNHRIKGANQQTRRLLGK, encoded by the exons ATGCCAATATCAAGGATTTCTAAACAACATTCAGCTGACCCTGGTTTCTCAAAGTCCAATTTTTTTGACTCAGATTCTGATTCTGAAACAAATTCAAAGCCTGCAAGAACTTCCTCAGTCCCAGTtaaaacaaatcttaaaagCTGTCCCGGTTATGATTCTTCTGCTGCAAAGAACAGGTACAAGAATGGCTTTCATGATTCAGGAGGGTTAGTAAACCAGTCAGTGCAAGAACTAGAAAACTATGCTGTATGTAAGGCTGAGGAGACTACACAGAAAGTAAATGACTGCATGAAGATCGCTGAAGTAATTAGAGAAGATGCTTCCAGAACTCTTGAAACCTTGCATCAGCAGGGGGAGCAGATTGCACGGACTCATCAAACTGCTGCTAACATTGATCAAGGCCTTAGCAAG AGTGAGAAGCTTTTGGGCAGTCTTGGGGGCATTTTCTCTAAGCCTTGGAAGCCAAAGAAAACTCGCCAGATTAAGGGGCCTGTTCCTGGAGTTACAAGAG ATGATTCATTCAAGAAAAAGGGAaacaaggaacaaagagaaaaattagGATTATCTTCAAGTCCTGGGGCACGGCCACGAAGTTATTCTGAACCCTCAACTGCAATGGAGAAAGTCCAA GTTGAGAAGCAAAAGCAGGATGACTCCCTTTCAGATTTAAGTGATGTGCTGGGCCAGCTAAAGGATATGGCTCTTGGTATGGGTACAGAGCTTGAGAT GCAAAACAAGGCTCTTGATGGATTGCATGATGATGTGGAAGAGCTGAATCACAGAATTAAAGGAGCCAACCAACAAACTCGCAGGTTGCTCGGGAAATAG